A single region of the Sus scrofa isolate TJ Tabasco breed Duroc chromosome 17, Sscrofa11.1, whole genome shotgun sequence genome encodes:
- the KIAA1456 gene encoding probable tRNA methyltransferase 9-like protein isoform X1, which produces MGERMDYAAAQLEKQHVHDVYKSTAPYFSDLQSKAWPRVRQFLQEQKPGSLIADIGCGTGKYLKVNSQVHTLGCDYCEPLVEIARNRGCEVMVCDNLNLPFRDQGFDAIISIGVIHHFSTKQRRIRAIKEMARVLVPGGQLMIYVWAMEQKNRHFEKQDVLVPWNKALCSQSLLESSQPGRRKQCGHPERSHPYHAPCSGCRCSFCFKERCDSKRSHSVDCDSVLTGTCCANTSQEGEEENGFYNTLGKSFRSWFSSRSLDESTLRKQTERVRSLKNTEPWANSAISIQPSGHSSLDLDHHEPFATGEQNLDEDVFVETSQKHLEWLRAPATWKYLNGDHQEDIRRNGEENFLGSTVTKEDHVDAGNFEEGNPSASKVWRRISAVDPTDSNPGDTVSVKEKQPNILDSRAYMRYYHVFREGELCGLLKENVSELHILSSGNDHGNWCIIAEKKGSCD; this is translated from the exons ATGGGAGAAAG GATGGATTATGCAGCGGCCCAGCTGGAGAAGCAGCATGTGCATGATGTGTATAAGAGCACCGCGCCTTACTTCAGTGACCTGCAGAGCAAAGCCTGGCCTCGTGTCCGCCAGTTCCTCCAGGAGCAGAAGCCAGGCAGCCTCATTGCTGACATAG gtTGCGGGACTGGAAAGTATCTTAAGGTGAACAGCCAGGTCCATACCCTGGGCTGTGATTACTGTGAGCCACTGGTAGAGATTGCCCGGAATAGAGGATGTGAAGTCATGGTATGTGACAACCTTAATCTCCCCTTTAGGGACCAGGGCTTCGATGCCATCATCTCCATAGGAG TCATACATCATTTTTCTACCAAACAAAGAAGAATCAGAGCAATAAAAGAAATGGCCAGGGTCTTAGTTCCCGGAGGCCAGCTGATGATTTACGTTTGGGCCATGGAACAAAAGAACCGGCACTTTGAGAAGCAAGATGTGCTTGTCCCATGGAACAAAGCCTTGTGCTCCCAGTCCCTCTTAGAATCCAGCCAGCCTGGGAGAAGGAAGCAGTGTGGGCACCCAGAAAGAAGCCACCCCTACCATGCTCCCTGCTCCGGGTGCCgctgttctttttgttttaaggaGCGCTGTGATTCGAAGCGGTCCCATAGTGTGGACTGTGACTCTGTTCTGACTGGCACCTGCTGTGCAAATACTTCTCAGGAAGGCgaagaagaaaatggattctATAACACATTGGGAAAGTCTTTTCGTTCCTGGTTTTCCTCGAGATCTTTGGATGAATCAACTCTGAGGAAGCAAACTGAAAGAGTGAGATCCCTGAAGAACACAGAACCTTGGGCCAACAGCGCTATATCCATCCAGCCTTCGGGACACTCAAGTTTAGACTTGGATCATCATGAGCCATTTGCAACAGGAGAGCAAAATTTAGATGAGGACGTGTTTGTGGAGACGTCTCAAAAACACCTGGAGTGGCTGAGAGCACCAGCCACATGGAAGTATCTGAACGGAGACCATCAAGAAGACATTAGGAGAAATGGAGAGGAGAACTTCCTGGGTAGCACTGTTACTAAGGAGGACCATGTGGATGCAGGTAACTTCGAGGAAGGGAACCCTTCTGCTAGTAAAGTATGGAGAAGGATTTCTGCAGTCGATCCCACAGATTCCAACCCAGGTGACACTGTTTCTGtcaaagaaaaacaacccaacaTTTTGGATTCCAGAGCCTATATGCGCTATTACCACGTGTTTCGAGAAGGCGAGCTCTGTGGCCTGCTGAAGGAGAATGTGTCGGAGCTCCATATTCTGAGCTCTGGGAATGATCATGGCAACTGGTGTATCATTGCAGAGAAGAAGGGAAGTTGTGATTGA
- the KIAA1456 gene encoding probable tRNA methyltransferase 9-like protein isoform X2, protein MDYAAAQLEKQHVHDVYKSTAPYFSDLQSKAWPRVRQFLQEQKPGSLIADIGCGTGKYLKVNSQVHTLGCDYCEPLVEIARNRGCEVMVCDNLNLPFRDQGFDAIISIGVIHHFSTKQRRIRAIKEMARVLVPGGQLMIYVWAMEQKNRHFEKQDVLVPWNKALCSQSLLESSQPGRRKQCGHPERSHPYHAPCSGCRCSFCFKERCDSKRSHSVDCDSVLTGTCCANTSQEGEEENGFYNTLGKSFRSWFSSRSLDESTLRKQTERVRSLKNTEPWANSAISIQPSGHSSLDLDHHEPFATGEQNLDEDVFVETSQKHLEWLRAPATWKYLNGDHQEDIRRNGEENFLGSTVTKEDHVDAGNFEEGNPSASKVWRRISAVDPTDSNPGDTVSVKEKQPNILDSRAYMRYYHVFREGELCGLLKENVSELHILSSGNDHGNWCIIAEKKGSCD, encoded by the exons ATGGATTATGCAGCGGCCCAGCTGGAGAAGCAGCATGTGCATGATGTGTATAAGAGCACCGCGCCTTACTTCAGTGACCTGCAGAGCAAAGCCTGGCCTCGTGTCCGCCAGTTCCTCCAGGAGCAGAAGCCAGGCAGCCTCATTGCTGACATAG gtTGCGGGACTGGAAAGTATCTTAAGGTGAACAGCCAGGTCCATACCCTGGGCTGTGATTACTGTGAGCCACTGGTAGAGATTGCCCGGAATAGAGGATGTGAAGTCATGGTATGTGACAACCTTAATCTCCCCTTTAGGGACCAGGGCTTCGATGCCATCATCTCCATAGGAG TCATACATCATTTTTCTACCAAACAAAGAAGAATCAGAGCAATAAAAGAAATGGCCAGGGTCTTAGTTCCCGGAGGCCAGCTGATGATTTACGTTTGGGCCATGGAACAAAAGAACCGGCACTTTGAGAAGCAAGATGTGCTTGTCCCATGGAACAAAGCCTTGTGCTCCCAGTCCCTCTTAGAATCCAGCCAGCCTGGGAGAAGGAAGCAGTGTGGGCACCCAGAAAGAAGCCACCCCTACCATGCTCCCTGCTCCGGGTGCCgctgttctttttgttttaaggaGCGCTGTGATTCGAAGCGGTCCCATAGTGTGGACTGTGACTCTGTTCTGACTGGCACCTGCTGTGCAAATACTTCTCAGGAAGGCgaagaagaaaatggattctATAACACATTGGGAAAGTCTTTTCGTTCCTGGTTTTCCTCGAGATCTTTGGATGAATCAACTCTGAGGAAGCAAACTGAAAGAGTGAGATCCCTGAAGAACACAGAACCTTGGGCCAACAGCGCTATATCCATCCAGCCTTCGGGACACTCAAGTTTAGACTTGGATCATCATGAGCCATTTGCAACAGGAGAGCAAAATTTAGATGAGGACGTGTTTGTGGAGACGTCTCAAAAACACCTGGAGTGGCTGAGAGCACCAGCCACATGGAAGTATCTGAACGGAGACCATCAAGAAGACATTAGGAGAAATGGAGAGGAGAACTTCCTGGGTAGCACTGTTACTAAGGAGGACCATGTGGATGCAGGTAACTTCGAGGAAGGGAACCCTTCTGCTAGTAAAGTATGGAGAAGGATTTCTGCAGTCGATCCCACAGATTCCAACCCAGGTGACACTGTTTCTGtcaaagaaaaacaacccaacaTTTTGGATTCCAGAGCCTATATGCGCTATTACCACGTGTTTCGAGAAGGCGAGCTCTGTGGCCTGCTGAAGGAGAATGTGTCGGAGCTCCATATTCTGAGCTCTGGGAATGATCATGGCAACTGGTGTATCATTGCAGAGAAGAAGGGAAGTTGTGATTGA
- the KIAA1456 gene encoding probable tRNA methyltransferase 9-like protein isoform X3, whose product MVCDNLNLPFRDQGFDAIISIGVIHHFSTKQRRIRAIKEMARVLVPGGQLMIYVWAMEQKNRHFEKQDVLVPWNKALCSQSLLESSQPGRRKQCGHPERSHPYHAPCSGCRCSFCFKERCDSKRSHSVDCDSVLTGTCCANTSQEGEEENGFYNTLGKSFRSWFSSRSLDESTLRKQTERVRSLKNTEPWANSAISIQPSGHSSLDLDHHEPFATGEQNLDEDVFVETSQKHLEWLRAPATWKYLNGDHQEDIRRNGEENFLGSTVTKEDHVDAGNFEEGNPSASKVWRRISAVDPTDSNPGDTVSVKEKQPNILDSRAYMRYYHVFREGELCGLLKENVSELHILSSGNDHGNWCIIAEKKGSCD is encoded by the exons ATGGTATGTGACAACCTTAATCTCCCCTTTAGGGACCAGGGCTTCGATGCCATCATCTCCATAGGAG TCATACATCATTTTTCTACCAAACAAAGAAGAATCAGAGCAATAAAAGAAATGGCCAGGGTCTTAGTTCCCGGAGGCCAGCTGATGATTTACGTTTGGGCCATGGAACAAAAGAACCGGCACTTTGAGAAGCAAGATGTGCTTGTCCCATGGAACAAAGCCTTGTGCTCCCAGTCCCTCTTAGAATCCAGCCAGCCTGGGAGAAGGAAGCAGTGTGGGCACCCAGAAAGAAGCCACCCCTACCATGCTCCCTGCTCCGGGTGCCgctgttctttttgttttaaggaGCGCTGTGATTCGAAGCGGTCCCATAGTGTGGACTGTGACTCTGTTCTGACTGGCACCTGCTGTGCAAATACTTCTCAGGAAGGCgaagaagaaaatggattctATAACACATTGGGAAAGTCTTTTCGTTCCTGGTTTTCCTCGAGATCTTTGGATGAATCAACTCTGAGGAAGCAAACTGAAAGAGTGAGATCCCTGAAGAACACAGAACCTTGGGCCAACAGCGCTATATCCATCCAGCCTTCGGGACACTCAAGTTTAGACTTGGATCATCATGAGCCATTTGCAACAGGAGAGCAAAATTTAGATGAGGACGTGTTTGTGGAGACGTCTCAAAAACACCTGGAGTGGCTGAGAGCACCAGCCACATGGAAGTATCTGAACGGAGACCATCAAGAAGACATTAGGAGAAATGGAGAGGAGAACTTCCTGGGTAGCACTGTTACTAAGGAGGACCATGTGGATGCAGGTAACTTCGAGGAAGGGAACCCTTCTGCTAGTAAAGTATGGAGAAGGATTTCTGCAGTCGATCCCACAGATTCCAACCCAGGTGACACTGTTTCTGtcaaagaaaaacaacccaacaTTTTGGATTCCAGAGCCTATATGCGCTATTACCACGTGTTTCGAGAAGGCGAGCTCTGTGGCCTGCTGAAGGAGAATGTGTCGGAGCTCCATATTCTGAGCTCTGGGAATGATCATGGCAACTGGTGTATCATTGCAGAGAAGAAGGGAAGTTGTGATTGA
- the KIAA1456 gene encoding probable tRNA methyltransferase 9-like protein isoform X4, giving the protein MARVLVPGGQLMIYVWAMEQKNRHFEKQDVLVPWNKALCSQSLLESSQPGRRKQCGHPERSHPYHAPCSGCRCSFCFKERCDSKRSHSVDCDSVLTGTCCANTSQEGEEENGFYNTLGKSFRSWFSSRSLDESTLRKQTERVRSLKNTEPWANSAISIQPSGHSSLDLDHHEPFATGEQNLDEDVFVETSQKHLEWLRAPATWKYLNGDHQEDIRRNGEENFLGSTVTKEDHVDAGNFEEGNPSASKVWRRISAVDPTDSNPGDTVSVKEKQPNILDSRAYMRYYHVFREGELCGLLKENVSELHILSSGNDHGNWCIIAEKKGSCD; this is encoded by the coding sequence ATGGCCAGGGTCTTAGTTCCCGGAGGCCAGCTGATGATTTACGTTTGGGCCATGGAACAAAAGAACCGGCACTTTGAGAAGCAAGATGTGCTTGTCCCATGGAACAAAGCCTTGTGCTCCCAGTCCCTCTTAGAATCCAGCCAGCCTGGGAGAAGGAAGCAGTGTGGGCACCCAGAAAGAAGCCACCCCTACCATGCTCCCTGCTCCGGGTGCCgctgttctttttgttttaaggaGCGCTGTGATTCGAAGCGGTCCCATAGTGTGGACTGTGACTCTGTTCTGACTGGCACCTGCTGTGCAAATACTTCTCAGGAAGGCgaagaagaaaatggattctATAACACATTGGGAAAGTCTTTTCGTTCCTGGTTTTCCTCGAGATCTTTGGATGAATCAACTCTGAGGAAGCAAACTGAAAGAGTGAGATCCCTGAAGAACACAGAACCTTGGGCCAACAGCGCTATATCCATCCAGCCTTCGGGACACTCAAGTTTAGACTTGGATCATCATGAGCCATTTGCAACAGGAGAGCAAAATTTAGATGAGGACGTGTTTGTGGAGACGTCTCAAAAACACCTGGAGTGGCTGAGAGCACCAGCCACATGGAAGTATCTGAACGGAGACCATCAAGAAGACATTAGGAGAAATGGAGAGGAGAACTTCCTGGGTAGCACTGTTACTAAGGAGGACCATGTGGATGCAGGTAACTTCGAGGAAGGGAACCCTTCTGCTAGTAAAGTATGGAGAAGGATTTCTGCAGTCGATCCCACAGATTCCAACCCAGGTGACACTGTTTCTGtcaaagaaaaacaacccaacaTTTTGGATTCCAGAGCCTATATGCGCTATTACCACGTGTTTCGAGAAGGCGAGCTCTGTGGCCTGCTGAAGGAGAATGTGTCGGAGCTCCATATTCTGAGCTCTGGGAATGATCATGGCAACTGGTGTATCATTGCAGAGAAGAAGGGAAGTTGTGATTGA